A window of the Polypterus senegalus isolate Bchr_013 chromosome 4, ASM1683550v1, whole genome shotgun sequence genome harbors these coding sequences:
- the LOC120527794 gene encoding G-protein coupled receptor 26-like, with protein sequence MDFTEILFAVFITVVVIVSLISNLLVLLCFICSTEIRKQVPGIFIMNLSFCNLLITVLNMPSTLLGIVKHQQPFGDCICRAVSFLETFLTINTMLSMAALSIDKWIAVVFPLSYSNKMRYKDALFMMCYSWLHSLTFAMVSLLFSWVDYNHIYATCTLRLKEERERRNFTVFTIVFHATSFMLSLLILCFTYLKVLKVARFHCKRIDIITMQMLLLLVDIHPSVKQRCLVEQKKRRQRATKKISIFIGSFIICFAPYVITRLIELLPFVTINQQWGILSKCLTYSKVASDPFVYSLLRQQYKKVLINIVNRMLKRDLYPSSGHNSSLDTENDYCLQRTN encoded by the exons ATGGACTTCACCGAAATTCTATTTGCAGTGTTCATTACTGTTGTTGTGATTGTTTCATTAATATCTAACTTGTTGGTGCTGCTGTGCTTCATCTGCAGCACCGAAATCCGCAAGCAAGTGCCAGGTATTTTCATTATGAACTTATCATTTTGTAATTTGCTCATCACTGTTTTGAACATGCCATCCACTTTGCTTGGAATTGTTAAGCATCAACAACCTTTTGGCGACTGTATCTGTCGAGCAGTAAGCTTTTTGGAGACTTTCCTGACTATCAACACGATGCTAAGCATGGCAGCTCTCAGCATTGACAAATGGATAGCTGTGGTGTTTCCCCTGAGCTATTCGAACAAAATGCGATACAAGGATGCCTTATTTATGATGTGCTACTCATGGCTTCATTCTCTTACCTTTGCCATGGTCTCGCTGCTTTTTTCCTGGGTTGACTACAATCACATTTATGCAACATGCACACTGCGCTTAAAAGAAGAACGTGAACGGAGAAATTTTACCGTGTTTACCATCGTGTTTCATGCCACAAGTTTTATGCTTTCTCTGCTCATTTTATGCTTCACATATCTAAAGGTTTTAAAAGTAGCAAGGTTTCATTGCAAGAGGATAGACATTATTACCATGCAGATGCTGCTTCTGCTGGTAGATATCCATCCAAG TGTTAAGCAACGCTGCCTTGTTGAACAGAAAAAGAGAAGGCAAAGGGCCACCAAGAAAATCAGCATTTTTATAGGCTCTTTTATTATCTGTTTCGCCCCTTATGTGATTACTAG GTTAATAGAACTCCTTCCATTTGTAACAATTAATCAGCAGTGGGGAATCCTAAGTAAGTGCCTAACATATAGCAAGGTTGCTTCAGATCCGTTTGTTTATTCACTGCTGCGACAACAATACAAGAAGGTCTTAATCAACATTGTCAACAGAATGCTCAAAAGGGATTTATATCCATCATCTGGGCATAACAGCTCTTTAGATACTGAAAATGACTACTGCTTGCAGCGGACAAATTGA